CAGTTCAAGCATTTTCTCTGCTGACTTTACAGGGTATTTCCCTGGTCCTTTACCTGATTTGTGACCGGCTCCTGAGTCAAATTTTGTCATTGGTACAGGTAGTTTCTTTTCGATCACTCTTTCCAGTTTGTTCTTTGCTTTCTCTACTTCATCTCCTTTTATGAAGCGCCCGATTTCTGTGGAATCTTTCCATGATACTCGAAGGTTTTTGCCGACCGCCTTGGCTTGGTGTGGTTCTGTTTGTAA
This portion of the Nanohaloarchaea archaeon SW_7_43_1 genome encodes:
- the rplV gene encoding 50S ribosomal protein L22, whose translation is MALQTEPHQAKAVGKNLRVSWKDSTEIGRFIKGDEVEKAKNKLERVIEKKLPVPMTKFDSGAGHKSGKGPGKYPVKSAEKMLELVEQAESNAENEGLNRNALKIENVVTNQGPSIRTPKRHRGREIKSSHVKLVVEQK